A single window of Rubripirellula lacrimiformis DNA harbors:
- a CDS encoding cytochrome c3 family protein: MGRLILVVVAMIAIAFLAVAMLQQSSPSTSESASNSPSDSTDAALEMAVSPVDLSSTFVGRQVCSECHEDNFHMHGKSGHASTFVSTRDSDVAKKFVGKTLDAGEPYGLLTYSMDENGLRVARVDDPSDQSFPLQYALGSGHNAVTFFSLISDAADDTIGIEHRVSWFASDDHFGLTPGQIGTSSTTLANCFGNSVHDEHMRACVDCHTTSANIVDQNIVDLIPNVNCEKCHGPGGEHVRQARLSNNPPPFSVGRDDWNAESELQLCGECHRLPIDFPPKQLREYPALMARFQPVGMLRSKCYLESSGQFQCTTCHNPHQASTAKSMEAYVNDCVQCHQENTSDHVVCPVSPQEGCIECHMPPMRFEQGMTFHDHYIRVHPED, from the coding sequence GTGGGTCGCCTAATTCTTGTCGTTGTCGCGATGATCGCGATTGCTTTCTTGGCAGTCGCGATGTTGCAACAGTCATCGCCTTCCACGTCCGAAAGTGCATCGAACTCCCCTTCGGATTCGACCGATGCGGCCTTGGAGATGGCAGTCAGCCCAGTCGACTTGAGTTCGACATTTGTTGGTCGCCAAGTTTGCAGCGAGTGTCACGAAGATAACTTTCACATGCACGGCAAATCGGGGCATGCGTCGACATTTGTCAGTACTCGCGACTCTGATGTCGCCAAGAAATTTGTCGGGAAAACACTGGATGCCGGTGAACCGTATGGATTGCTAACGTACTCGATGGATGAAAACGGATTACGCGTTGCTCGCGTCGATGATCCGAGTGATCAGTCTTTTCCACTGCAGTATGCGCTGGGTTCGGGGCACAACGCGGTCACGTTCTTTTCGCTGATTTCGGATGCGGCCGACGACACCATTGGTATCGAGCATCGAGTGTCGTGGTTTGCTTCCGATGACCATTTCGGGCTGACGCCGGGGCAAATCGGAACCTCGTCAACGACGTTGGCGAATTGTTTTGGCAACTCCGTCCATGACGAACACATGCGGGCTTGTGTCGATTGCCATACGACTTCGGCAAACATCGTTGATCAAAACATCGTGGATTTAATCCCTAATGTGAACTGTGAAAAATGTCACGGTCCCGGCGGCGAGCATGTGCGTCAGGCTAGGCTATCCAACAATCCGCCGCCGTTTTCGGTCGGACGCGATGATTGGAACGCCGAATCCGAATTGCAGCTGTGCGGCGAATGTCATCGATTGCCGATTGATTTTCCGCCCAAACAACTGCGAGAGTACCCGGCGTTGATGGCCAGGTTCCAGCCGGTGGGAATGCTTCGTAGTAAGTGCTATCTAGAATCAAGCGGCCAGTTTCAATGCACGACCTGCCACAATCCTCATCAAGCGTCGACGGCAAAGTCGATGGAAGCGTACGTTAATGATTGTGTTCAGTGTCACCAAGAGAACACATCCGATCACGTCGTTTGTCCGGTATCGCCTCAAGAAGGGTGTATCGAGTGTCACATGCCGCCGATGCGATTCGAGCAAGGCATGACGTTCCATGATCACTACATTCGGGTGCATCCCGAGGACTGA
- a CDS encoding DUF1559 domain-containing protein, whose amino-acid sequence MSQRDRRANGFTLVELLVVIAIIGVLVGLLLPAVQAAREAARRMSCSNNFKQIGLAMHNYHSAFNQLPQHGTGTGVGLTAGSSNWWQGSNSSNKLTVSAMVGLTPFFEQQALWEQISNPDTRTVTGAPPPGDTGIPGAWPAMGPSPKSFSTDPGYVPWATEISNIRCPSDGGKGLPGLGRTNYGMCVGDSFSTRHQSHINVNGTDNPPYGPTTSTWGASQARAVHRGVFSMHVARAFRDVKDGLSNTIAMGEIITDQGDRDKRGAYSWNSGGSANDVQNDPSHCVTSNELDPERPQFWCGPSSTGCTVPSNLESSTSHSRGMRWAAALRSGISNVYTVRPPNSELCIGQWADNPGAFAPSSFHQGGVHVLMTDGAVKFITDSIEAGNQNAPIITGDNNPGAKSPYGLWGALGTRASKEIIQEF is encoded by the coding sequence ATGAGTCAACGAGATCGTCGGGCCAATGGCTTTACATTGGTCGAATTGTTGGTGGTTATCGCCATCATTGGAGTTTTAGTGGGACTGTTATTGCCCGCTGTTCAAGCAGCCCGAGAGGCTGCCCGTCGGATGAGTTGTAGCAACAATTTCAAGCAAATCGGCTTGGCAATGCACAACTACCATTCCGCGTTCAATCAGTTGCCCCAGCACGGTACCGGAACCGGGGTGGGACTGACCGCAGGATCATCGAACTGGTGGCAAGGATCCAACAGTTCTAACAAGCTGACCGTAAGCGCCATGGTTGGATTAACACCGTTCTTTGAGCAACAAGCGCTGTGGGAACAAATTTCGAACCCGGACACCCGAACCGTGACCGGCGCGCCACCACCCGGAGACACCGGAATCCCCGGCGCATGGCCAGCCATGGGGCCAAGTCCAAAGTCCTTCTCAACGGATCCCGGCTACGTTCCATGGGCGACCGAAATTTCTAACATTCGTTGCCCAAGCGATGGTGGCAAAGGCTTGCCAGGGCTCGGCCGTACCAACTACGGCATGTGCGTGGGCGACTCGTTCAGCACTCGGCATCAAAGCCACATCAACGTGAATGGGACGGACAACCCACCGTACGGGCCAACAACCAGCACGTGGGGTGCCAGCCAAGCCAGGGCTGTTCATCGTGGCGTATTTTCGATGCACGTTGCTCGCGCTTTCCGTGACGTGAAGGACGGCCTGTCCAACACAATCGCAATGGGCGAAATCATTACCGACCAAGGTGACCGAGACAAACGCGGTGCTTACTCATGGAACAGTGGTGGCAGCGCGAACGATGTGCAGAACGACCCTTCGCACTGCGTGACATCCAACGAGCTTGACCCAGAACGACCCCAATTCTGGTGCGGCCCATCCAGCACCGGTTGTACGGTTCCTTCCAACCTGGAATCCAGCACCAGCCACAGTCGCGGGATGCGATGGGCGGCAGCACTTCGCTCTGGCATTTCGAATGTCTACACGGTTCGTCCTCCGAATAGCGAACTGTGCATCGGCCAGTGGGCGGATAACCCGGGAGCATTTGCGCCAAGCAGCTTCCACCAGGGTGGCGTTCATGTATTGATGACGGACGGTGCCGTGAAATTCATCACGGATTCGATCGAAGCTGGCAATCAAAACGCTCCGATCATCACCGGCGACAACAATCCTGGTGCAAAGAGTCCCTATGGCTTGTGGGGCGCACTCGGCACACGAGCTTCGAAAGAGATTATCCAAGAGTTTTAA
- a CDS encoding DUF1501 domain-containing protein, with amino-acid sequence MLSRCGSGFGAVALAALRQDRSFGAAGHSGGPGAAGHGLHHPARAKNVIFLYMDGGPSQIDTFDPKPLLDKFNGKDPGKLFNVEPTQFNNNGSVLASPWKFKQHGESGIPVSSLFPHVAECVDELALIRSMVSEFPEHTFANYFLHTGSGLQGRPSMGAWVNYGLGSGCQNLPGFVVINGGLIPPGGLDCFGSGFLPASYQGSVFKPSGSGVANIARTEPTEMRQRQKLDLVHQLDQFSVDQFGQHDSLESAIRNYEVAYAMQAAVPEIMSVKDETQSTREMYGLESKYEPTRIYGAQCLIARRMIESGVRFIELTCPDVGGDRWDQHNNLEKGHQDNARAVDQPIAGLLKDLRQRGLLDETLVVWAGEFGRTPFAQGKNGRDHNQFGFTVWMAGGGVKPGSIYGATDEWGYKAVENRVEVHDLHATMLHLMGVDHTRSTFRFGGRDMRLTDVKGHVVSDVIA; translated from the coding sequence ATGCTGTCGCGTTGTGGCAGCGGTTTTGGTGCGGTCGCCTTGGCCGCGCTTCGCCAGGATCGGTCGTTCGGCGCTGCGGGACACTCCGGCGGACCGGGCGCTGCCGGTCACGGTCTGCATCATCCGGCACGTGCAAAGAACGTCATCTTTCTGTACATGGACGGTGGTCCGTCCCAGATCGATACGTTTGATCCCAAGCCGTTGTTGGATAAGTTCAACGGCAAGGATCCCGGCAAATTGTTCAATGTTGAACCGACGCAGTTCAACAACAACGGGTCTGTGTTGGCCAGCCCGTGGAAATTCAAACAGCACGGCGAATCGGGAATCCCGGTCAGCAGCCTGTTTCCGCACGTGGCCGAATGTGTCGACGAATTGGCGCTAATTCGGTCGATGGTTTCCGAGTTTCCCGAGCACACTTTCGCGAACTACTTTCTGCACACCGGCAGCGGGTTGCAGGGCCGACCCAGCATGGGCGCGTGGGTCAACTATGGGCTGGGCAGCGGGTGTCAAAATCTGCCCGGCTTTGTCGTCATCAATGGCGGCCTAATTCCGCCCGGTGGCCTCGATTGCTTCGGCAGCGGTTTCCTGCCGGCAAGTTACCAAGGGTCTGTGTTCAAGCCATCGGGCTCTGGCGTTGCCAATATCGCGCGGACGGAACCGACCGAAATGCGTCAGCGACAAAAGCTGGATCTGGTTCATCAGTTGGACCAGTTTTCGGTCGACCAGTTCGGCCAGCACGACAGCCTTGAATCGGCGATTCGCAACTACGAAGTTGCCTATGCGATGCAAGCCGCGGTGCCCGAGATCATGTCGGTCAAGGACGAGACACAGTCGACTCGGGAAATGTATGGATTGGAATCCAAGTACGAGCCAACACGGATCTATGGTGCCCAATGTTTGATCGCCCGCCGGATGATCGAAAGCGGTGTGCGATTTATCGAATTGACCTGTCCCGATGTCGGTGGTGATCGCTGGGATCAGCACAACAATTTGGAAAAGGGGCACCAGGACAATGCTCGCGCAGTGGACCAGCCGATCGCGGGACTGCTGAAAGACCTACGCCAACGAGGACTGTTGGACGAAACGTTGGTCGTCTGGGCGGGCGAGTTCGGGCGAACACCGTTCGCGCAAGGGAAGAACGGGCGAGATCATAATCAGTTTGGCTTTACGGTCTGGATGGCTGGTGGCGGAGTCAAACCAGGATCGATTTACGGAGCCACGGACGAATGGGGCTACAAAGCGGTCGAAAACCGAGTGGAAGTTCATGATCTGCACGCCACCATGCTGCACTTGATGGGCGTGGACCACACTCGCAGCACCTTCCGTTTTGGTGGTCGCGACATGCGGCTAACCGACGTGAAGGGCCACGTGGTTTCAGACGTCATCGCCTAG
- a CDS encoding CRTAC1 family protein gives MQARDWEAARPVARQAILANPNDPDLLTDAAKVFGFGGQARQAAEMLVEAARVADYRPASRVDFAVRALIEVGDLYGAIELLESALDAAPEHVELRRVLVGFLGEAERTEKIPPHFMRLIQDRSFDFPLLVSLTETSSRRFAVDTIELILKRNPTDHRSKLGQASSMIAEGNIPAAARVLEEILENHPDFAPAHALYGRTWVLQRQFEEIVNWNDTAPPGTTSYCDYWLTVADWAAHYDRMDEAARAYWQATRLDPNRSLAWSGLSHAIRAGTTDDISASGEHERAEMLRAIDERIVNLLELRKRYYSFNVGNRVSQSDAVAVAESLWKLGRYWEAEAWTASATSLTDSPSSQLAGLRTQILAALQNDRRWQSDTGQVALTLDLSDFPLPTLHKRGEANGSNQSSLANAHDRSAVIPENLSTEHLQLVEQSDQWGLTGIGANNNPGDAKLAALIRSTGAGGGAIDYDLDGYCDFVVMNAGGTMLELDSMPNDLMRNVGHRFTKVTDSAGVGDRGFGQGIAIGDYNEDGFPDLFFANLGSNRLLRNNGDGTFTECSDQLNDDERQWTSSAAFVDVNDDGISDLLTTNYCATVDSLSKGCFDDSGQEGPCHPLRFPARKDQFFVGSGNGEFRDVSKQWIGNGSTGRGLGILAGTLDNEGLGILIANDMSANFYFTPQVSARGDEPGRLSESAAARGVAVDGRTMTQASMGIAASDFDGDGDLDFYMTGFAQEYNILYEQISAGYWRDQTGRLKLDLPTLSTVGFGTQAIDLDGDGIDEIAVANGHIGEFPDPTVPRYEQPFQIFRRGSQGDFALLDDDPWGTYFNTPHVGRAMWRMDVNHDGRGDLMITHNAEQVRLLVNQSDDDSHRIAFRLVATESSRDAIGAIVRFQADGRARTLWQLAGDGYLCSNERTLRAGLGSDDEVTNVTITWSDGSVTELGTLAADVEYLVVQGQTLPYELKQW, from the coding sequence ATGCAGGCGCGTGATTGGGAAGCCGCTCGCCCAGTGGCCCGCCAGGCAATCTTGGCGAATCCGAACGATCCCGACTTGTTGACCGACGCGGCGAAGGTTTTTGGGTTTGGTGGTCAGGCACGTCAGGCGGCTGAGATGCTGGTCGAAGCGGCGCGAGTTGCCGACTATCGTCCCGCATCGCGAGTGGATTTTGCGGTCCGAGCGTTGATCGAGGTGGGCGATCTGTACGGTGCGATCGAGTTGCTAGAGAGTGCGCTCGACGCAGCCCCGGAGCACGTTGAACTGCGTCGTGTCTTGGTTGGGTTCTTGGGCGAGGCAGAGCGGACCGAGAAGATCCCGCCCCATTTTATGCGTCTGATTCAAGATCGGAGCTTTGATTTCCCGCTGCTGGTATCGCTTACCGAAACATCCTCGCGGCGGTTCGCGGTGGACACGATCGAACTCATTTTGAAACGCAATCCAACGGATCATCGTTCGAAATTGGGACAAGCGTCTTCGATGATCGCCGAGGGAAACATCCCGGCGGCGGCCCGGGTGCTCGAAGAAATTCTGGAAAACCATCCGGACTTTGCACCCGCCCATGCGTTGTATGGTCGAACATGGGTCCTGCAACGACAGTTCGAAGAGATTGTGAACTGGAACGATACCGCACCCCCGGGGACCACGTCGTACTGTGATTACTGGCTGACCGTCGCAGACTGGGCGGCACACTACGATCGCATGGACGAAGCCGCCCGAGCCTACTGGCAGGCAACTCGTTTGGATCCAAATCGCAGTCTTGCTTGGTCCGGCTTGTCGCATGCGATTCGTGCGGGAACAACCGATGACATTTCAGCGAGCGGCGAACATGAACGAGCTGAGATGTTGCGTGCGATTGACGAACGCATTGTCAACTTGTTGGAACTGCGAAAACGGTATTACTCGTTCAACGTCGGGAATCGAGTCAGTCAATCCGATGCAGTCGCGGTCGCAGAGTCGCTATGGAAACTAGGAAGATATTGGGAGGCGGAGGCCTGGACCGCCTCGGCGACAAGCCTAACGGATTCACCCTCATCGCAGCTCGCGGGCCTGCGGACGCAGATCTTGGCGGCGCTGCAAAACGATCGGCGCTGGCAATCTGATACGGGTCAAGTGGCGTTAACTTTGGATCTGTCGGATTTCCCATTGCCAACGCTCCACAAACGCGGCGAAGCCAACGGTTCGAACCAATCATCGCTTGCTAACGCCCACGATCGTTCCGCTGTAATCCCGGAAAATCTGTCAACCGAACACCTTCAACTCGTCGAGCAAAGCGATCAATGGGGGCTCACGGGAATTGGTGCAAACAATAATCCCGGGGACGCCAAATTAGCAGCCTTGATTCGATCGACGGGAGCCGGCGGCGGCGCGATCGATTATGACCTGGACGGATACTGCGATTTCGTCGTCATGAATGCGGGTGGCACGATGCTGGAACTCGACTCCATGCCCAATGACTTGATGCGGAACGTCGGTCATCGATTTACCAAAGTCACTGACTCGGCAGGTGTCGGGGATCGTGGTTTCGGGCAAGGGATCGCGATTGGTGACTACAACGAAGATGGTTTTCCCGACTTGTTCTTTGCGAATTTGGGAAGCAACCGTCTGCTACGAAACAACGGGGATGGCACGTTTACCGAATGTTCGGACCAGCTGAATGACGATGAACGGCAATGGACGTCCAGCGCGGCATTCGTGGACGTGAACGACGATGGCATCTCGGACTTGTTAACGACCAATTACTGTGCCACGGTCGATTCGTTAAGCAAAGGATGTTTCGACGATTCAGGCCAGGAAGGACCTTGCCATCCGCTGCGATTTCCGGCTCGCAAGGATCAGTTCTTCGTTGGCAGCGGCAATGGAGAGTTTCGGGATGTATCGAAACAGTGGATCGGCAACGGTTCGACCGGACGCGGGCTAGGAATCTTGGCTGGGACGCTAGACAACGAAGGTTTGGGGATTTTGATCGCCAACGACATGTCTGCCAATTTTTACTTCACCCCGCAGGTGTCCGCGCGCGGCGATGAACCTGGGCGGTTATCCGAAAGCGCTGCGGCGAGAGGTGTTGCTGTTGACGGTCGCACGATGACTCAAGCATCCATGGGCATTGCGGCCAGCGACTTCGATGGTGACGGCGACCTTGATTTTTATATGACCGGGTTCGCTCAGGAATACAATATCCTTTACGAGCAGATTTCCGCGGGCTATTGGCGTGATCAAACCGGGCGTCTGAAACTCGATTTGCCAACGCTGTCGACGGTCGGTTTTGGTACCCAAGCCATTGATTTGGACGGCGACGGGATCGATGAAATTGCAGTAGCGAACGGGCACATCGGAGAATTTCCTGACCCCACCGTTCCTCGCTACGAGCAGCCGTTTCAGATCTTTCGCCGCGGTTCTCAGGGGGATTTTGCGCTGCTTGATGACGATCCCTGGGGAACCTATTTCAACACCCCGCATGTCGGGCGGGCAATGTGGCGAATGGATGTCAATCATGATGGCCGTGGCGATCTGATGATAACCCATAACGCCGAACAGGTTCGCTTGCTCGTCAACCAATCCGACGATGATAGCCATCGGATTGCTTTCCGGCTGGTCGCGACTGAATCGTCTCGTGACGCGATCGGAGCCATCGTTCGCTTTCAGGCCGATGGTCGCGCCCGGACGCTCTGGCAACTCGCCGGCGATGGTTACCTCTGCAGCAACGAGCGGACATTACGAGCGGGGCTGGGGAGTGACGACGAAGTCACCAACGTGACGATTACTTGGTCAGACGGCAGCGTCACCGAGCTTGGCACCCTAGCCGCGGATGTTGAGTATCTTGTGGTGCAGGGTCAGACGCTGCCTTATGAATTGAAGCAGTGGTAA
- a CDS encoding tetratricopeptide repeat protein, translated as MTIRLCNRNFIRTIGYFLFVISCGCTPDQPLSEPVKPVAVTPPAPVAAAPAVEQIVDVPSLLATATEALQTGQIKAAGGPIRKAFSMAPENPQVVFTMAMVLGEEHRYPEAIMMLDELAEAVPETQLPALGQTAQWLVQQGSWDEAETRYRAVLDAVPDATMAHRQLAQLLVRQGRRLEAAAPLNALCEQGNVEEIELRTLLSLSAPFAADASREHLDPIGSVGRARAAAGKDEWDSVIAELQSVTPQSSTQSALLGRAYAEQGDFESLKQWIETNTETIPDNADAWFARGVSAANDQDDRRAVKCFCEAILSDSTDDKAYFQLASSLSRLVPDAQNVSADQAETVLQRATSIARTREIGQQLAQSNQRNLNDLAELAKLLEDLHRPLESLSWQAVRIAYGRSTIAANEQQSQLTEINQQRMELAKNPQPVDKQFVLCGVDYESIATGDTTENKEE; from the coding sequence TTGACAATTCGACTCTGCAATCGCAACTTCATCCGAACGATCGGATATTTCCTGTTCGTCATTTCCTGCGGATGCACGCCCGACCAGCCCCTTTCGGAACCTGTAAAGCCAGTGGCCGTAACACCGCCCGCTCCGGTCGCCGCTGCCCCTGCGGTCGAACAGATAGTCGACGTACCATCATTGCTTGCCACCGCCACAGAAGCACTTCAGACCGGACAGATCAAGGCTGCCGGCGGTCCCATCCGAAAAGCATTTTCGATGGCCCCTGAAAATCCGCAGGTCGTCTTCACGATGGCAATGGTGCTGGGCGAAGAACATCGCTACCCCGAAGCGATCATGATGCTGGACGAATTGGCGGAAGCCGTGCCTGAAACGCAGCTGCCGGCGCTGGGGCAGACCGCGCAGTGGTTGGTGCAACAGGGAAGTTGGGACGAAGCGGAAACTCGCTATCGAGCGGTGCTGGATGCGGTCCCGGACGCCACGATGGCCCATCGCCAGCTCGCGCAGCTTCTGGTGCGTCAGGGTCGGCGACTCGAAGCCGCGGCACCGCTGAACGCATTGTGCGAACAAGGCAACGTCGAAGAAATCGAACTGCGTACGCTGCTGAGTCTTTCGGCTCCCTTTGCTGCCGATGCATCACGTGAACATCTTGACCCGATCGGTTCGGTGGGCAGGGCACGCGCAGCGGCCGGCAAGGACGAATGGGATTCGGTGATCGCCGAGCTACAGTCGGTCACACCACAGTCGTCGACGCAGTCAGCACTACTCGGGCGAGCGTATGCGGAGCAGGGAGATTTCGAATCGCTAAAACAGTGGATCGAAACGAACACTGAAACCATCCCCGACAACGCCGACGCATGGTTCGCACGGGGTGTATCGGCTGCTAACGACCAGGACGATCGCCGTGCCGTGAAGTGTTTTTGCGAAGCCATCCTGTCGGATTCGACCGATGACAAAGCCTATTTCCAGTTGGCATCGTCGCTCAGCCGTCTGGTGCCGGACGCCCAGAACGTGAGCGCGGATCAAGCCGAAACGGTCTTGCAGCGTGCGACGTCGATCGCCAGAACTCGCGAAATCGGCCAACAGCTGGCCCAGTCCAATCAACGCAATTTGAACGACCTGGCCGAACTGGCAAAGCTACTCGAAGACTTACATCGTCCGCTCGAGTCACTCTCGTGGCAGGCCGTTCGAATCGCCTATGGTCGTTCCACCATCGCGGCGAACGAACAACAGTCACAGCTCACCGAGATCAACCAGCAACGAATGGAACTCGCAAAGAATCCGCAACCTGTCGACAAACAGTTTGTGCTCTGCGGCGTCGACTACGAGTCGATCGCCACCGGCGACACGACTGAAAACAAAGAGGAATAG
- a CDS encoding SMP-30/gluconolactonase/LRE family protein: MHHALTTIIFAAFATAGLVQAKQVDHSFLACGQQTYIMGADGKRTWTYPHSTRDGYVAADGTITLTLSRSKQHPGGAVVQIDPQGTESLLWKGTQAEVNSAQPTADGTYVITEAGPKPRLLEIDQDGKVLVQFPLDCQTKDNHHQTRMARKLDDGTYLAPHLFDFEVVHYSSDGKVLGRIDTTLPGDPDRKVHTWPFTAIRHGDGKTLVACTNGNQVIDFDADGKIVWQLTNDDLPGPWLQDPCGCQLLPNGNVVVACYAGGRKDVNAPKLFEVTPDKEVVWVFGDGKKSGIHHFQIIDTNGEPLKRPAMK, from the coding sequence ATGCATCACGCACTCACGACGATCATCTTCGCAGCATTTGCAACTGCCGGGTTGGTTCAGGCCAAACAGGTTGACCATTCTTTCCTGGCATGCGGACAGCAAACATACATCATGGGGGCGGATGGCAAACGCACCTGGACCTATCCGCACTCCACTCGTGATGGATACGTTGCCGCCGATGGCACGATCACCTTGACGCTAAGTCGATCCAAACAGCATCCCGGGGGTGCGGTCGTTCAGATCGACCCGCAGGGAACCGAAAGCCTGTTGTGGAAAGGAACGCAAGCCGAAGTCAACAGTGCCCAACCGACCGCCGACGGCACCTATGTGATCACCGAGGCTGGGCCGAAACCGCGACTGTTGGAAATTGATCAAGACGGCAAAGTGTTGGTCCAGTTCCCCTTGGATTGCCAAACCAAGGACAACCACCACCAGACTCGAATGGCAAGGAAGTTGGACGACGGGACTTACCTGGCGCCGCATCTATTTGATTTCGAAGTCGTGCACTACTCCAGCGATGGAAAAGTCTTGGGACGTATCGACACCACGCTTCCCGGGGATCCTGACCGAAAAGTGCACACATGGCCGTTCACTGCCATTCGACATGGGGACGGCAAGACGTTGGTTGCGTGTACCAATGGAAACCAAGTCATCGATTTTGACGCCGATGGCAAGATCGTTTGGCAGTTGACCAACGACGATCTGCCCGGTCCTTGGTTGCAAGACCCGTGTGGCTGCCAATTGTTGCCCAACGGAAACGTGGTCGTCGCTTGCTATGCAGGTGGGCGGAAAGACGTGAACGCGCCGAAGTTGTTCGAAGTGACGCCCGATAAAGAAGTCGTCTGGGTATTTGGCGATGGAAAGAAGTCGGGAATCCACCACTTTCAAATCATCGACACCAACGGCGAACCGTTGAAGCGACCCGCAATGAAGTAG
- a CDS encoding PP2C family protein-serine/threonine phosphatase, whose amino-acid sequence MLLDDQSFEFQLELKNRALGSSAEGITISDPSQPDNPIIYANEGFERLTGYSRVDVLGKNCRFLQGEDTDPSTVDRLRDAIGNHRPVVVELLNYRKDGTKFWNRLSVTPISDASGKTTHFIGVQSDITARQEAEAASREANERLQKVSQRMKWDLEAAARVQQSLLPSELPKLDRLKIAWAFRPCDELAGDFLNVIPLDDRHVALYVVDVSGHGVAASLLSVTIGRLLTSRVSTSSLLVRQHKGELSPRVTAPKDVAKELNRRFPMEEQNELSFTMLYGVIDLKTLQFRFVSAGHDPIVQLPKSCAPRMVECDGMTIGWAQDIEFAEEVIQLKPGDRIYLYSDGVPEAMNGQNDQFSRERMLDVITDSRSNSLQDSVSSLLKSVEDWCGERGPIDDVSILGLEVTESE is encoded by the coding sequence ATGCTGTTGGATGACCAGAGTTTCGAGTTCCAACTGGAACTGAAGAACCGTGCCCTTGGATCTTCTGCCGAGGGAATCACGATCAGCGATCCCAGCCAGCCCGACAATCCCATCATCTACGCCAACGAGGGATTCGAACGGCTGACCGGATACTCCCGCGTCGACGTGCTGGGGAAAAACTGTCGATTCCTGCAGGGCGAAGACACCGATCCATCCACCGTCGATAGACTCCGCGACGCCATTGGCAACCATCGCCCCGTGGTGGTCGAACTGCTGAACTATCGCAAAGACGGGACCAAGTTCTGGAACCGTCTATCGGTGACACCCATCAGTGACGCGAGCGGAAAGACGACTCATTTCATCGGCGTGCAATCGGACATCACCGCCCGACAGGAAGCCGAAGCGGCGTCGCGAGAAGCCAATGAACGGCTCCAGAAAGTCAGCCAGCGGATGAAGTGGGACCTGGAGGCCGCAGCTCGCGTTCAACAATCGCTGCTGCCTTCCGAACTGCCAAAACTAGATCGACTGAAAATCGCTTGGGCGTTCCGACCGTGCGACGAACTAGCGGGTGATTTCCTGAATGTGATCCCGCTGGACGACCGGCACGTCGCGCTGTACGTCGTCGATGTCAGCGGTCATGGGGTGGCAGCATCCTTGCTTTCGGTGACGATCGGACGACTGCTGACCTCCCGCGTCTCGACGTCGTCCCTGCTGGTCCGCCAACACAAAGGCGAGCTATCACCGCGGGTGACTGCCCCCAAAGATGTGGCCAAGGAATTGAATCGTCGCTTTCCAATGGAAGAGCAGAATGAACTGTCATTCACGATGCTGTATGGCGTGATCGATTTGAAAACGCTTCAGTTCCGATTTGTATCTGCAGGGCACGACCCCATCGTGCAACTACCCAAATCGTGTGCGCCGCGAATGGTTGAGTGCGATGGAATGACGATCGGTTGGGCGCAGGACATCGAGTTCGCCGAAGAGGTGATTCAATTGAAACCGGGAGATCGAATCTACCTTTACTCCGACGGTGTTCCCGAGGCGATGAACGGCCAGAACGACCAGTTTTCGCGAGAACGAATGCTCGATGTCATCACGGACAGCCGATCCAATTCACTGCAAGACAGTGTGTCATCGCTGCTGAAATCGGTTGAAGATTGGTGCGGTGAACGCGGTCCGATCGACGACGTTTCCATCCTTGGACTCGAAGTCACCGAATCAGAGTAG